CTTCCTTTTCACCTTAACTATTTTTAGTTGTACAGCTTTTGCTGAGCGCGCGACAACCGTTTTGATCTCCATTGATGGTTTCAGATGGGACTACATTGAAAAACACGATGCAAAGAATATTGCAAACCTTGCGAAGCAGGGCGTCCGCGCGACCAAGCTATGGCCTCAATATCCGACTAAGACTTTTCCAAATCATTTATCTATCGTTACGGGCTTAAAACCCATCAATCATGGCATCGTCGACAATTACTTTTGCGATAAGAAGCGTGATGAGTGCTATAAGATGGGTATGGGTAGAGTGGATAGCTCGTGGATAAGTGGTGTTCCTTTATGGAATCTTGTAAAAATGCATGGGTATAAGTCAGCTGCTTATTTCTGGCCTGAATCTGACGCTAGAATCAACGGTATGACACCCGACTACTATTATCACTATTCAAAGCAAGCCGATTACAAAAACCGCCTTAATGAAATACACAATTGGCTAAAATTACCAAAAAGCGAAAAACCATTGTTTATTGCCAGCTACTTCTCTCTCGTGGATACCATGGGTCATGGATATGGGCCAGACCATGAAAAAACGAGAAAAGCAGTACAGTTTGTTGATGGCTTAATCGGTGAGTTTGTTGCTGCTTTGAAAAAGGACAAAATTAAAGTGAACCTAGTACTCGTTTCTGATCATGGCATGGCAAATATAGAGCCAGATAAAGCCGTGATCCTCGAAGAGCTAGATATACCTAAAGAATGGACTATAAAAAATAGCGGAACTAGGGTATCACTTTATGCGTTAAACGATAAAGCACTTGAAACAGAGGCGCTTACACAGCAGTTACGTGAAAAAGCGAATGGTCGTTATGAAGTATTAAGTAGTGAGCAAAAACGACAACTCAATGGCGGAGATTCTCCTCGCATCGGCGATATTATCTTGCAGGCAAAAGCACCCATTGTCTTTATGCAGCAAGGTAAGCAAGGGTATTACGGTACTCACGGATATGAAATAACCCCCGATATGGCGGCATTTTTTGTTGCAAGTGGCCCAGCCTTCAAGTCAGGTGTAAAAATAGAGCAAGCCAGTAATTTGGAGGTTTACCCAACACTTGTACATATTATGGGACTTAAGCCACTTAATGAACTTGATAGTAAGGGAGAAAACTTACTGAAGTTGGTTAGGCAGTAAAACAGGCTATTCATGATGTTCAGGGCTAATAAATAACTTGGCTCTGAACAAGGTGAGTAGAGTAATTCACTTTTTATTGGAAGGCTTCATTAGACGTTTTGCTAAAGCAAAGACAATATAGACAAGAACCAAGGAATTAAGGACAAGCAATGCATCTT
This sequence is a window from Pseudoalteromonas piscicida. Protein-coding genes within it:
- a CDS encoding ectonucleotide pyrophosphatase/phosphodiesterase — protein: MLRIFLFTLTIFSCTAFAERATTVLISIDGFRWDYIEKHDAKNIANLAKQGVRATKLWPQYPTKTFPNHLSIVTGLKPINHGIVDNYFCDKKRDECYKMGMGRVDSSWISGVPLWNLVKMHGYKSAAYFWPESDARINGMTPDYYYHYSKQADYKNRLNEIHNWLKLPKSEKPLFIASYFSLVDTMGHGYGPDHEKTRKAVQFVDGLIGEFVAALKKDKIKVNLVLVSDHGMANIEPDKAVILEELDIPKEWTIKNSGTRVSLYALNDKALETEALTQQLREKANGRYEVLSSEQKRQLNGGDSPRIGDIILQAKAPIVFMQQGKQGYYGTHGYEITPDMAAFFVASGPAFKSGVKIEQASNLEVYPTLVHIMGLKPLNELDSKGENLLKLVRQ